A window from Erythrolamprus reginae isolate rEryReg1 chromosome 9, rEryReg1.hap1, whole genome shotgun sequence encodes these proteins:
- the DUS2 gene encoding tRNA-dihydrouridine(20) synthase [NAD(P)+]-like, which translates to MPMNRAALTFTNKAILAPMVRVGTLPMRLLALDYGADIVYCEELIDIKMLQCKRVVNEILDTVDFVASNERVVFRTCEREKDRVVFQMGTADAERALAVAKLVEEDVAGIDVNMGCPKEYSTKGGMGAALLSDPDQIESILTTLVNGVSKPVTCKIRILSSEEETLRLVKRIEQAGVTAIAVHGRKKEERPHHPVHCDIIKAISKAVSIPVIANGGSQDFVKAHSDLRIFQEATSASSVMVARAAMWNPSVFRKEGLLPLKDVMLEYIKYAVRYDNHYTNTKYCLCQMLRDQLENTQGKKLHSAQSLEEICEAFEMRSFFQEASDFMEKKKVSLQVKNPNCDDHIEDTDVIKMAVKFDKREYPPQITPKMYLLEWCRKEKLLQPSYETIERPQDRLFSSVVTVAGQKYSSSLWEKSKKLAEQAAAIACLRTLGLPEGKRDENGNHTLLNKRKRQDRELLNCDEHKDSFEVDAVCKKPHFLPKESLCHSS; encoded by the exons GAGCTGATTGACATAAAGATGCTTCAGTGCAAAAGAGTTGTAAATG AAATCCTTGACACTGTAGACTTTGTTGCCTCCAATGAGAGAGTGGTGTTCAGAACgtgtgaaagagaaaaagacCGTGTTGTCTTTCAGATG GGCACAGCTGATGCTGAGAGAGCCTTGGCAGTAGCCAAACTTGT CGAGGAGGATGTGGCTGGCATTGATGTCAACATGGGATGCCCCAAAGAATACTCCACAAAG GGAGGAATGGGAGCAGCACTTTTGTCGGATCCGGACCAAATAGAGTCT ATTCTGACTACGCTCGTCAATGGTGTATCTAAGCCAGTCACCTGCAAAATCCGAATTTTGTCATCG GAAGAAGAAACGCTAAGATTGGTAAAGAGGATAGAGCAGGCTGGAGTGACTGCCATTGCCGTTCATGGAAG gaagaaagaagagaggcctCACCATCCTGTCCATTGCGACATCATCAAGGCCATCTCCAAGGCGGTTTCTATCCCAGTGATAGCCAA TGGAGGATCTCAGGATTTCGTCAAAGCCCATTCTGACCTTCGGAtcttccaggaggcaacctcggcATCTTCCGTAATGGTGGCCCGGGCGGCCATGTGGAACCCTTCTGTATTCAGGAAGGAGGGACTTTTGCCCCTGAAGGATGTCATGCTGGAATATATCAAATAC GCAGTGAGATACGATAATCATTATACCAATACAAAGTATTGCCTATGCCAGATGTTAAGGGACCAATTAGAAAACACACAAGGAAagaagctgcattctgcacagtcTTTAGAGGAAATCTG tgaAGCTTTTGAGATGCGTAGTTTTTTCCAAGAAGCATCTGATTTCATGGAAAAGAAAAAGGTTTCGCTACAAGTCAAGAACCCAAATTGTGATGATCACATTGAAGATACAGATGTCATCAAAATGGCAGTCAAGTTTGATAA ACGAGAATATCCCCCACAAATTACCCCCAAAATGTATCTTCTGGAATGGTGCAGGAAAGAGAAGCTGCTTCAACCATCTTATGAAACA ATCGAAAGACCGCAGGATCGACTGTTCTCTTCTGTGGTGACAGTTGCTGGGCAAAAATACAGCTCATCATTATG GGAAAAATCCAAGAAACTTGCAGAACAAGCGGCGGCAATTGCCTGTTTAAGAACTCTGGGCCTCCCCGAAGGCAAACGTGATGAAAACGGCAATCACACCTTACTCAACAAACGCAAGAGGCAAGATCGGGAACTTTTGAACTGTGACGAACACAAAGACAGCTTTGAAGTCGACGCTGTTTGCAAAAAGCCTCATTTTCTTCCCAAAGAATCCCTTTGCCACAGTTCCTAA